In Carassius auratus strain Wakin chromosome 46, ASM336829v1, whole genome shotgun sequence, the following proteins share a genomic window:
- the LOC113064414 gene encoding RNA exonuclease 4-like, translating into MSKVKLKNHAESVQTNGQKKKNKHDNDKKTFFYDTTTVRNKKTKPKSVKPRVMPPSKVEEYSCNWKTLLQILASNPEKKDEDTKQAKTTNTKGKQHQKTPSVSKDSHKPDKPFKKPASETSGRAEKDGFQQNGKDSTGHKQFKAEKRKRKEEKEKPMNKKKKVEEVEMKTAEPDIWFDDVDPDDIEAAVGPEAADIVRKRSGVLKSSAEVTESALVKEHAFEGLTRAVAMDCEMVGVGCDGEDSILARVSIVNHFGKCIYDKYVKPTEKVTDYRTDVSGIRPADIKNGEDIKTVQKEVAQILEGRILVGHAIHNDLKILLLDHPKKMIRDTQKYKPFRQRVKSARPALRVLCKEILNVKVQQGEHSSVQDAQATMRLYTLVKKQWEAELKAARGGTFQKSPRKPKASKNQSK; encoded by the exons ATGTCTAAAGTTAAACTGAAGAATCACGCTGAAAGTGTTCAAACTAATggtcagaagaagaaaaataaacacgATAATGATAAAAAGACGTTTTTCTACGACACAACGACAGTCAGAAATAAGAAGACGAAACCAAAAAGTGTAAAGCCAAGAGTTATGCCCCCCTCAAAAGTTGAAGAGTATTCGTGCAACTGGAAGACGTTACTGCAG attctTGCTTCGAATCCTGAAAAGAAGGATGAAGACACAAAACAGGCAAAAACCACAAACACTAAAGGAAAGCAGCATCAGAAGACACCGTCAGTTTCCAAAGACTCTCATAAACCAGATAAACCCTTCAAAAAACCTGCTTCCGAGACGTCTGGAAGAGCAGAAAAAGATGGATTccaacagaatggaaaagactcCACCGGACACAAACAATTCAAAGcagagaagaggaaaagaaaggaggaaaaagagaaaccgatgaacaaaaagaagaaagttGAGGAGGTGGAAATGAAAACCgcaga GCCTGATATCTGGTTCGATGATGTGGACCCGGATGACATCGAGGCTGCGGTGGGGCCCGAGGCTGCAGATATCGTACGGAAGCGCAGCGGGGTGCTGAAGTCCAGTGCAGAAGTCACAGAAAGCGCGCTGGTGAAAGAGCACGCGTTTGAGGG ATTGACCCGGGCTGTTGCTATGGACTGTGAGATGGTGGGCGTCGGGTGTGATGGCGAGGACAGCATTCTAGCACGAGTCTCCATCGTCAACCACTTTGGGAAGTGCATCTATGATAAATACGTCAAACCCACGGAAAAGGTTACGGACTACCGGACGGATGTCAGCGGCATCAGACCGGCGGACATCAAAAACG GTGAGGACATCAAGACAGTCCAGAAAGAAGTGGCTCAGATTCTGGAAGGAAGAATATTAGTGGGACACGCCATTCACAATGATTTAAAG ATTTTGCTGCTGGATCATCCCAAGAAGATGATCAGAGACACACAGAAATACAAACCATTTAGGCAGAGAGTAAAG AGCGCACGTCCTGCACTGCGGGTTTTATGCAAAGAGATTCTCAATGTTAAAGTCCAGCAGGGTGAACATTCATCT GTTCAGGACGCACAGGCCACTATGAGGTTGTACACTCTGGTGAAGAAGCAGTGGGAGGCGGAGCTTAAAGCAGCCCGGGGGGGTACATTTCAGAAGAGCCCCCGAAAACCCAAAGCTTCTAAAAACCAGAGCAAATAA
- the LOC113064419 gene encoding cytochrome b-c1 complex subunit 9-like: MALARSVYNLLFRRTSTFAITIMVGAVVFERVFDQAGEAMFDNINRGKLWKHIKHNYEQKDEE, translated from the exons ATGGCGCTCGCGAGAAGTGTCTACAATCTGCTCTTCAGAAGAACATCAACTTTCGCTATAACCATCATGGTGGGAGCTGTGGTCTTCGAGAGGGTGTTTGATCAGGCTGGAGAAGCGATGTTTGACAACATTAATCGAGGG AAACTCTGGaaacacataaaacacaattATGAACAGAAGGATGAAGAATAA
- the LOC113064418 gene encoding 60S ribosomal protein L35-like translates to MAKIKARDLRGKKKEELLKQLEDLKVELSQLRVAKVTGGAASKLSKIRVVRKSIARVLTVINQTQKENLRKFYKGKKYKPLDLRPRKTRAIRRQLTKHEQNLMTKKMQRKSRLYGIRKFAVKA, encoded by the exons ATG GCAAAGATCAAGGCCAGAGACCTGCGCGGGAAGAAAAAggaggagctgctgaaacagctGGAGGATCTGAAGGTGGAGCTCTCCCAGCTGCGCGTTGCCAAGGTTACCGGAGGAGCTGCATCCAAACTCTCCAAGAT CCGCGTTGTCCGCAAGTCCATCGCCAGAGTCCTCACAGTTATCAACCAGACACAGAAGGAGAATCTGAGGAAGTTTTACAAG GGGAAGAAGTACAAGCCTTTGGACCTGAGGCCCAGGAAGACTCGTGCCATCCGTCGTCAGCTGACAAAACACGAGCAGAACCTGATGACCAAGAAGATGCAGAGGAAGTCCCGCCTCTACGGCATCCGCAAGTTCGCGGTCAAGGCTTGA
- the LOC113064417 gene encoding WD repeat-containing protein 38 isoform X2 yields the protein MWRHPSADFSVSKIRYYSRHKGEVNCCAFSPDCHVLLTCCDDARLYLWSATSAKHLATFSGHSGPVKSCVFSSDGQLFASASHDRTVRIWSRSSTECTHILTAHSGSVETVSFSPDGQRLVSGGWDNRVLIWRVQSGEMLEDLRGHTAAVQSSAFSSDSQSVATGSWDRTVRVWKLLEEKEAVTLQGHLGNVACLCFSVRGTLASGSWDGTVRVWSPMHHACLFVLGGCERVWVRSLAFSRDGLVLASIAEGDMVRIWDVTSGVCLKRLQGHKDSGYGCVFTPDGKLLTSGSEQLDVEEERSESLNRTEQDSKE from the exons ATGTGGCGCCATCCCTCAGCAGACTTCAGCGTGTCCAAAATTAGGTATTATTCCAGACACAAAGGAGAG GTGAACTGCTGCGCGTTCTCACCTGACTGTCACGTTCTGCTCACGTGCTGTGATGACGCCAGACTGTACCTGTGGAGCGCCACCAGTGCAAAACACCTGGCCACATTCAGCGGACACTCAG GTCCTGTGAAATCCTGTGTTTTCTCTTCGGATGGTCAGCTGTTTGCGAGTGCGTCTCACGACCGTACGGTCAGAATCTGGAGCCGCTCCAGCACTGAATGCACACACATACTGACAG CTCACAGCGGGAGTGTGGAGACGGTGAGCTTCAGTCCGGACGGTCAGAGGCTGGTTTCGGGTGGATGGGACAACAGAGTACTCATCTGGAGGGTTCAG AGCGGTGAGATGCTGGAGGATCTGCGGGGTCACACTGCAGCTGTCCAGAGCAGTGCCTTCTCATCAGACTCACAGAGTGTG GCCACGGGCTCCTGGGATCGGACCGTGAGAGTCTGGAAACTTCTTGAGGAAAAAGAGGCTGTGACATTACAGGGGCACCTGGGAAACGTGGcctgtctctgtttctctgtccGTGGGACGCTG GCCTCAGGCTCATGGGACGGCACAGTGCGTGTTTGGTCACCGATGCATCACGCGTGTCTGTTTGTGTTGGGAGGTTGTGAGCGTGTTTGGGTCAGGAGTCTAGCTTTCTCCAGAGACGGACTGGTTTTAGCATCCATCGCTGAAGGCGACATG GTGAGGATCTGGGATGTGACCTCTGGAGTCTGTCTGAAGAGGCTGCAG GGTCACAAGGACTCGGGATACGGCTGTGTGTTCACTCCTGATGGGAAGCTTCTCACCAGCGGTTCTGAGCAGCTGGATGTTGAAGAGGAGAGAAGTGAGAGtttaaacagaacagaacaggacAGTAAAGAGTGA
- the LOC113064417 gene encoding WD repeat-containing protein 38 isoform X1 yields the protein MAISHEQGNMWRHPSADFSVSKIRYYSRHKGEVNCCAFSPDCHVLLTCCDDARLYLWSATSAKHLATFSGHSGPVKSCVFSSDGQLFASASHDRTVRIWSRSSTECTHILTAHSGSVETVSFSPDGQRLVSGGWDNRVLIWRVQSGEMLEDLRGHTAAVQSSAFSSDSQSVATGSWDRTVRVWKLLEEKEAVTLQGHLGNVACLCFSVRGTLASGSWDGTVRVWSPMHHACLFVLGGCERVWVRSLAFSRDGLVLASIAEGDMVRIWDVTSGVCLKRLQGHKDSGYGCVFTPDGKLLTSGSEQLDVEEERSESLNRTEQDSKE from the exons ATGGCGATTTCTCATGAACAAGGAAACATGTGGCGCCATCCCTCAGCAGACTTCAGCGTGTCCAAAATTAGGTATTATTCCAGACACAAAGGAGAG GTGAACTGCTGCGCGTTCTCACCTGACTGTCACGTTCTGCTCACGTGCTGTGATGACGCCAGACTGTACCTGTGGAGCGCCACCAGTGCAAAACACCTGGCCACATTCAGCGGACACTCAG GTCCTGTGAAATCCTGTGTTTTCTCTTCGGATGGTCAGCTGTTTGCGAGTGCGTCTCACGACCGTACGGTCAGAATCTGGAGCCGCTCCAGCACTGAATGCACACACATACTGACAG CTCACAGCGGGAGTGTGGAGACGGTGAGCTTCAGTCCGGACGGTCAGAGGCTGGTTTCGGGTGGATGGGACAACAGAGTACTCATCTGGAGGGTTCAG AGCGGTGAGATGCTGGAGGATCTGCGGGGTCACACTGCAGCTGTCCAGAGCAGTGCCTTCTCATCAGACTCACAGAGTGTG GCCACGGGCTCCTGGGATCGGACCGTGAGAGTCTGGAAACTTCTTGAGGAAAAAGAGGCTGTGACATTACAGGGGCACCTGGGAAACGTGGcctgtctctgtttctctgtccGTGGGACGCTG GCCTCAGGCTCATGGGACGGCACAGTGCGTGTTTGGTCACCGATGCATCACGCGTGTCTGTTTGTGTTGGGAGGTTGTGAGCGTGTTTGGGTCAGGAGTCTAGCTTTCTCCAGAGACGGACTGGTTTTAGCATCCATCGCTGAAGGCGACATG GTGAGGATCTGGGATGTGACCTCTGGAGTCTGTCTGAAGAGGCTGCAG GGTCACAAGGACTCGGGATACGGCTGTGTGTTCACTCCTGATGGGAAGCTTCTCACCAGCGGTTCTGAGCAGCTGGATGTTGAAGAGGAGAGAAGTGAGAGtttaaacagaacagaacaggacAGTAAAGAGTGA